TTCTTAATGTGTGCAGATTCCACACAGCTCTTAATAGACATAATGATGCTCAGGTTAAATTTGCCAGGCTACATAATTACCCATTAATTGTGTCACAGAAAAGGAATTAAATACGAAGACATACCGAGAATCACCAGGCCAaagaattatatttaatttggtgGAACGGATTGGAAAGGGAAAGCACggtatttttctttatttggttAAATGGGTCAGTGCGGTCCAGGCCATAACACAGATCGCCTGTGGGagttctcttcttctctccctctccttggccattaatgtgcaaatgtgtgcCCTCCAACCCCAAGATCTGAGATGGGAAGTTTGGGAATTAGCAGAGCTATCCAGATACAGTGTTAATACCGCTTCTGTTAATGGAGAATAAGAGAGGTGTATACTTTGGTTAGTGTTTCACTTTTGGTTTGTGGGCAGGTCTGTGGGTTTGTATGTGCAGGGAAGAGAGGGTGGAATGTATATGCTAAAGAATTAAAGCAATTGCTTTAGTCTAGTGTGTTAGCACCATTTGTAAATAGTGCAAGATTTAAGCAGTGGCGGAAGTAATACACTCATTGCTTACTAACACtccacatatatatacatatatatatatatatgtatatatatatataaatatacacactgTATATGTAGGGGCATAAAAACAATGTAAGAAGTCATGTGCAGAAAAGCCAGGAATATTTACTGATTAGGCtgggttttaaaaaatgtgttaacaaTGGCTGTACAATGTGAAATTTGTTGCTCTTAGTGATGTGACCCTCGCAGCTCTCTCCAGAATTATGGAGCATTTTACTGATAtctgctgattattttcatgTACCTTTCCTGTTTTAGTTAACTGTCTCTGCTCTCATCAGTGTTgcacccagcagcagcaccaggaacTTTGTCATGCTGCCTATCCAATTCAAGCCCATGATTCACCCTGGTGTCCCGGAGCACAACTGGTGTAGCAGTTCCCTTTTGTTTAAGTGCTTTAGTGTGTTTCCTTAttgtaatgtttttgtgttacaTTAACGGATTTAGAGAATGTTTCCCTTAATGTGCATGCTTTTGTCCTTAGTTTACACTGCACCACTTGCTATGATTATAGTTCATTGGAGAGCAAAGGCTTATTGCTAAATCCAAGGCAAGCAGGCAAGGTGACACTCAGCTCTTTAATATTAGACTCAGATGACAAAGATCACACACCATTTCTCTCTTCATAAAATTACATTCTCACCTGACTTTTTTCTACTGTCACCTCTTTTCCCATCTCTAtctccacacatacacagacacggTTTCAGCTGCAGCTAACTGACCCTCTGCTGGGGTCGTTTCTGTAACCAACACCTGTGTCCTACAGCTGAACCCATCCTGACGCCCTACTGACCATAGTTTCTCAATAGGCCCGCAGAATTATACTGCCATCCTGAGGACCACAGGAGGGTCCATGCAGGGTCTCTTGGGCCTGTAACTCTACTCAGGGCTCCAGCCACATCTGGTGAGGGTGACCTGGAGGCCAGTAGGCCTCCTGAGACAAGCAGAGGCCTCAACTCAACATAAGGTCTTTACGGACACTCATTTTAGCTGACAGCACAATCTACCTTTTGTCAGAATGAGAAGCCAGTCTGTACTGGGTTGAGTTGAGTAGAAGAAATCATTCTCGTCTGCTGTGGCCACTTATCAGATTCTTATGGAAGCTTAGCTCGGCCTCGGCCAGAAAACATTTGTCGGAATGTGTCTACCATCTGTGAGGAGATGGCGTTTAGtgagaggaaaaataattgaGAAAATGAGGAAAGGTATGGGATACCTGGTAGCTGATGCATATTTATGCCAGCTGTCTTACCTGAGCTGGGCGAGGACAATCTGCAGAAAGCCCAAGGCAGAATTCAGCTCTGTCTGGCGGCAAGCAGGCAGCAACCAATCAAACCCTTCGTtaagcagcttctcctctgatAGGCTGAGACTGGTGCTCGTCTCAAACACCTCGGACACGCCATCCAGATAGGACCCAAGTGGCCCCCAGAGGGCAAGTCGGCGAGAGACCTCTGTGGTCTTATTGTAGAACTCTTTGGCTGTCTCATTAAAGGAGGAAGCTAGCCAACTAGCCTGGGCACCAACATCCAGACCCCTCTCCTTGAAAACAGATCATATAATGTAGATTAAAAAACCTTCAAACATTGCAGTTCaacaactaaaatatattttctggtTAGCAAACCTACCTGGAACAACAAGAGCAGTGATAGCTGTCCTCTCCAGACAAGGGTACGATGTCCAGGGGGGCAGCTGGCTGGAAGGAAGCCGAGCAACTCACAGGCTCTGCTGGCCACGTCCTCCAGCTCTATCTGTCGGGCAACCACCAGAAACAACAAGAGGAAGTTCATGAGGCCGGCCTCTGACAACTCCTGCATTTTCTTTGAGGAGAACTTGGAGTAAATCCTGGAAATACAGAGAAGAATGGAGGGGAGAACAAACAAAGGTGTTAAACAGGGTCAGCTAATTCTATTCCCCTGATCATCTAGTCAGAGGTGATTTGTTGTAATGAAACCCCTGACTGTAAATACTGACTCACAGAACTTTCTACCCCCACCATGCATTACctgcctccatctccctcccagCTCCAGGGGAGAGGCTGGGCTGGCcagccaatgtgtgtgtgtgtgtgtgtgttagtgtgtgtgtgtgtgtgtgtgtgtgtgtgtgtgtgtgtgtgtattggtgtgtgtgtgtattggtgtgtttgggagagaaaggaaaagcaAGAGATGGAGGAACAATAGAGAACCACCCAGCACGCTGTTAGATCCTGCGGGCACTGTGGAGAAATGCCTTTAAAGATCATGTTAAATGTCAgagacactcagacacacagcagTAGGCGCTTGGTCCCTCTCTCTACAGCCAAACCAATTTACTGCAACACCAGAGAGAGATcaataaaaccacacacacattgagctTCCTTGCtggcaggaaaacacacaaggctGTAGCCACCCCTTTTCCATCCCACCTCccaaacacagaaacagccCACACAGGTGAGTACAGCTGCTGCTTGggtcaaaacacaaacagtgagcATCCAAATACAAGCTCGGGGTAAGAAGTATGAATGATATAAAAGCTTGGAGCAAAACCAGGGAGGAATTGAGAAAGACCAGGTTAACACCTAAATCAGATATGATACAGCCACAGAGGACTACAAAATGAGAAGATGGCCAAGCATGCAGTCAGAGTGTGAGGGGAGGGAGATTTAAATAGATGAATGGGTAATATGTAACGCATATAAGCAGCATACTGGGAGGCAGCAGAGGGGGGTTCTGTGTTCCCCCAACctgcatgtctgtttgtttattccgGACAGCTTTCTTTTCCGGAGGCGAGCAGATGCTCCTAACTCCCTGCGTTGGAGATCAACATGTTCAAAGTCGATCCCAATAATGCGGTTGTCGCGGGTGTCCCACAGAGCCAGGCCAGGAGTGGGAACGGTGCCTGAAACGTTGCAGTGAAACAGTCAGCAAACCTCACGCCTTCAGGGGGGAGGCGGCGGCAGCGGTTTTTGGTGAATAGTGGAAGGGGGCTTTTTGGATCTGTCCCAGCCCATTCTGGCTTATGCCAGCCTCCTTTCCCCCCCAACCAAGCTCCCCTCTCTATCCGTGTTGGAAACCAACACAGCTTCGTTAAGGCGAATTAACCGCCACGCTCGTTAGCTAATTAGCCTTCGTGTTTGCAGTGCTACTGAGCACATTCCAGACAGAGGGAAGTCATTAGGCGGATTTATCTATGGCTGCTGCTCTTTGGCGCCCAGCCGGCCTGGGATATAGGATGATCCAGCACTCGATTCTGATGTACATATCAACCTGTGATCTTTCCTCGCTCTTTTCCTTACTTTACACTCACTCTTTCTCCATCCAACACACTCTGAAACCATGTCACTACTCTAGGGAGCaggtgcacagtgtgtgtgtgcatcagtaGGAGGCTCCTTGGCTCCGGTCTGTTATGAAGAGCAGGTGGTTGACTCCTGAGACACCTGCTCCACTGGGGGGCCTGAGTAAATATCAAAGACGTACTGGGAGACTGTGGTGCACCTGGcacccacacaaacaagacTGAGAAGCATGATTGTGGGCAAACACATGCTTGCGCGtgcgcgtacacacacacatgcacgcacacacgcacaaagattattttcctggagactCACTTCAACCTTAACCATAGTTAACGCTTGcttacccttaccctaacctaaaacttaatattaataatttatattatgAGGAATTTCTTTTGTCCTCATAATGTGCCTGtataaacagatttaggtccccacaacatgaagcacaacacacacactaagagaTAAAGGGTACAATTTATCCTAAGAAATCTAGCATTGATTAGTAACCCTTTCTCACAGCATCCACTGCAGGTTGTCTCTTCAAAACCCTGTATGTGTATGGTGTTGAGTTGTCTGGCTGGTTATTTTTCATGGTGGAAGCGAGTGCTGACAAACACGAACTACAAAGACTCCCAGACTTCTCTCCATCCTTACCTCCCTTTGATCTGTCTCTGTGGGACTCCGCCAGCCTTGTCCTGTGCAAGGCACAGGGCCAACATTCGAAGGAAGATGTGGAAGGAGTTGGCTGAGCGGTAGAGCTGGGTGTGTCCCGGAGaatggaggggagagggggaggagcagctGCGGGCCTGCTCCAGCAGAGCAAGGGGCGTCTTGCACAGAGTGCCCAGGCCAGACATCCCCAGCCAGGGCACAGTGAATGAAGCGCTCTGAAGTGGAggaaataatgtaatatacagGCCATGGTATTAACTTAAAGGAAAATCTCCTGCTCAATTGCATGAGCATACTTTATTGtgacatgaaaaataattatttagtgtgtgaatgaaataatgaataaaaaatccACAAACATGATGCAACTCATAATACAAATGTGAAAGATCAGAGTTGAGCAAGAACCTGTGATTTCCTCATATATATAGTAAAACTATAACAACACAAAGCAGGACATTGAAAACAAAGACAGTAAAGGATATATCATCATTACAAAATGTGGAGCCCATGTTCTATGTAGCTGATATGCCTAATATATCAAATTTGTACAACTTTATTCCCACTATTATTCCATCACATGCTCACAACATTTATgcttattattgtttatttgtatcaTCTGTACTATTTCAACTATTGCCTTTTTACAGTTACccatatttttataaatataaatacactatTATGTTAACtacatatgtatttatttttataaaatgacaATTGAACCATCTGTATGTTGTACattcattttatattcaatactTACTCACAGTAGCCATATGGAGACTACATTGAtgacaacagtttattttctatctgctgttttaaaactggtttgtatttattatttactctGCTAATCATTGCTTATTTTCACTATGTTTACATAAGGGTGAGCAGCAGCATCTCCATCACCAAGCTTCATATGCAACACCCACTTCTGTAGTCTTGATCGGTTACTATGTTGTGTGTCATGTTAATATGTTTCATTGAACTATTTTTGAACTTTGGCCCATGATAAACAACATTTTGTTCAGCTGTATATGAGGATAAAAAGCAGTAAAAGTGGACTTGAACTTAATTCCTCATAACCTTACCAGATTCTTGCTGTAATAGTCCCAAAGTGTGGAGACGGCACTGGTGCTTGGATcccacagcagacagacactgaGACAACAGTGGACATGCATCCTAACCTGCTCCTCTGCAAGACCTCCCTGTTGgtacaagcacagacacacacatgatgattaatataaaaaaaaacttacaaaaAAGGACAACAAATCTGAAAAGGTAGTTTAACTGAGAGCAGTGCTAACCTTGGGATTACAAGTTAACTTGAGCAGTTCTTCCACAAAAGCCCAGTTATCACCCAGATGATTCTGTGGGAGACAATCAAAttggatatttaaaaatattaaacttcAATCAATAATTGTTTCTCTAAATCTccaaataaataagaaaggtGAGCTATTGTTTCTAGTTTTGGTaccttttgttatttattattaacgTGTCCCTGACTGATTTTACACCTGAAGAAGCGTCTCTGTCGAGTTGTAAAATGGCTTGAAAAAATACAACTCTGAACCAGAGGAGAATTTATTCAATTTTGTCTCAGACAACCTGGAGCAACTAGATGAACTATACATGTATAATTAGATTATGGTTCAAACTGAATTTTAAGGGGGAAATCATTCAATACTCTTCAGTGGTAACCTTGTGATACACTCTTATATTAACCCCTAGGGTTTATGTAGAGTAAAATCTGCAGTTAAAATTATAGTTTTACATGTCTTACCTCATGCTGGATGGTCCCGTTCCGACTGTACTGGCCTAACATAGCTAAATGAGTGACCAGCCACCATGTGAATCCCAGAGGGTCTTTGCAGTGAGTGGGGAGGCCCCTGAACTGTTCTGTTGCAGGCTTCCCTGACACCAGAGGCCTCAGCAACAAGTTCATGTAGCTCCAAAAAGACTGGAAGGATAACAGTAAATACACGTTGGTTCATTTAGAATGGACAATTCAATACAATTCAAATTCATATTGTGACTTTGAACATGCATGTATTTCCATTACCTGTGTGTGCAACACTCTCTTCCTGTATTCCAGAAGATGCATGAGTAGTACCCACAGTTCTTTGGTGCAGGAGCAAAGGTAGTGATGGCTGCACAGCGCCTCTGTAGGCCTTACCTAGAAATCAGCAGGACCCTTTTAAATGTATGTAGCTTTGGCCGCTAGAGGCCTCTcgatcaaaacaaacaaaaaacctaGTGTGATGACATtgtgaagcagtgtgggatcatgggagttgtcatATTGAATACAATttgggatttctctgggtttgaatatTGTTAGTCAAtcaaataattcaataaaatatataacacaGGCTGTATTTATTTTCGAGACTAAATTCTATTTTATGTTGCCACAGTTTCTTATTGAGCCGAAATTGTGTGACACAACAACAATGTGAGAGAACTAATTTACTATTTGCTGTGTGCTCGCTCGTAATATTGCGAAATCAAGTACTAGCCCTACTACGGTCCATAACGTTTTTACTGTCCACGACGACAatcagacctcatagtttcaggTGCAGTTGTGGCATGCAATGCAGTTCTTTCTCTCAAACAAGAGCTTATCTTTCCCTCTTTATTCTGTGGACCTGTCACTGGGAATCTGTTGCCCATGAGTGAGTTTGTACGTGTGCAAATGCACCTCTGTTACGGCACagatttaataattattttggaAACGCTGACATTGTTCtagttgtttttagacatttcaaTGAAGAATTGTTACCTATTATATCTTTAACACAGTAGGTTGCCAACAGCAGTATTTATGGTATATTATGTTTTCTTTATGCAGTTTCCATCACTGATTAGTGACTATATACTGTAATGACATCAGTATCAGTTATACTTAAAGCTACAAATAAGCCAGAAATACCACAGATAAATCTCAACAATAGCCGCCCACCTTGTTGTATTTGCCTATGGCCAGACCAGTGAGGTCACACAGCAGACTGCATAGGTGTTCTTCAAACAGACTGGAATCAGTCAGGTTCTCGCCTGTCAGGTTCACAAACTGGTGGGCATACACCACCTGGcctgaggaaacaaacagttAAAACTGCAAAAAAGCTTACATGACGATGACTAGTTATTCTACCCCCTAAACTACATAATTTAGAGATTGCTGTCCACGTATTCTGGTGCAGGATGCAGGGACCAGACATATACCTTGCATCTTGTAACTAAGCATGTGAAGGATTTCCAGGATGGACCAGTGGATGTCGAGATGAAGGTGTAGAGAATGCCACGAGGGAGGAAAAATCTGAGGAGGAATGCAGAAAATTAAGTTCAatgtaaatggaaaaataatcaGGGATGTGGTAACTAAAAACAAACTCAGGTCATATGAGCCATTCCTCAAAATCAGTCACTACATTAATTTGCTTGCTCAGTAAAGCCTTTGccatttgcacttttgttgtacCGGCACTTATATGTCCTTTATAGTATAACCTGATGTAACAAATGCTTTACATATACTTGCCTAATTAAATGCTTGGTAAGTGCAGGCACTAGAGTAAGGTCTATGCAGGGTAATCTACTTTAGGTTTAACTTAGTTATACCTTTCCAGGGTTCTGTATAGTGAAGGCACTCTGAACATTGGCAGGCAGGTCTTTGAGTCGTCCTATGATGAGAGTGATGCCAAACAGCTCCTCCAGAAGAGCAGAGGGAAACTGGGCTTCCAGTTCCTCGTAGGGATGGGGTTGACATGCATCCATGGAGCTGATAGGTTCCACATATCTGAGCAACCGAGATGCAcgtaaaaatataaaagcagctgaacacAGGATATTATAACAGGTATTTAGTTAAACATTTCCAACAGCTCTGACATTAAATAAAGAGAGTTACCTGTGCACAAAGACTTTGACAAACTggagaaatgaaacacactgttGTCTGAGGTTTCCTGCTTCATAGTGGAGGTTGCCTGCTTGACCTAAAGCACATGACAATGATGCGGGCTTTAGTCATAATTCGTATGTGAAACTAAATCAATGAAGTTAGCTAGCTCCAGATAAGAACAGTCTTAGTCAGTCAGTATGCCAAATAAACATACAATGCATACAaggtggaaaacacacactttaaaataCTGAATATTATTCGGTGATACAATTTCCTTTCACACTTAATTTGAACCTGCTCTGATGGAATTTTGACCCTGAACTGCCAGTCCCCGAGTGGTGGGCCTAACACAAGGTACGCCCCTTGGCTAGTCAGACTTCTTCTCTAAAAAACTGTTGCACAGATCAACTGCCAATCAACTTAAAGTGGTTAAACCCACATTTCAGTCAACATGATATCTGATGGTAAGATTCACTTTCAGCACCTGATACTTTAAACCTGTGTGTAATACTACAGACATTACCTGTGCTAATACACATGGATTCCCTAACATTACCAATGTCTCCTAACAGACAAAGAATGTAAGTTAATGTGGCTCAACAATGAATTACTATGAATAGAATGTTCACATTATAACTTATGGCCTGATTATAGACAGAGGCTGATATCACGCTATATGCAAGCTTACCAAAGTCATGTGAGCTAGACTGCACCAAGGTCTCCAACCTGTAAACCTTTTGCCTGAAAGGGAGCAAATAGCAAACAGGACGACTGAAATATGCATGAATAAACCATAgttaacacatttaaacacaaattaGATAACTCAGCCATGAATTCACTTTCCAACATTGTGATTTTAAAGACAAACTGGACTCTATTTGTTACATCTTGGCTTACCTGAACAGACCAAAGAGAACCTTTGTAGATTCTACCAGTGCTGTCTCCGTTACCCATGGGAAGCCAAAAATCTCCAACGTGTCTGTCTCATACTCTGCAGGGGCAGGGTCGAGATGCAACAGCAGCCTATAGAGAAGAGGCAGTCACATCAATTAACACTTCATTTACAGTATTTCCTTCTTTGCTGCcaccaaataaaaaaagctgcacagcagattttaattttaatcattGAAAACTGATGTGTGAATAGAAAtaactgaaacaaaacaagaaacagCAGTCTGTTTCCAGCAAAACCATTCAGCTACTGAGGGTCCTGAGTCTTTCAGTTACTCAGATAAATGGTTAACTAACAGATTTTGCGTTTGTGATTTTGATGAATTGACAGTGACTGTACCGCTTCAGTGAACCTCTAGCAGCAAATCCCTCTGTGGAGAGAGCTCCAGTGGGGTCATCCTTTGTTTCAGAGCAGCAGAAGCAAGGTGGCTGAGAGGGAGTCAGCTCACACAGGCTGTCTGCTGCAAAGGGGGACACTGGTGGAGTGAGGGATTGACTGAAGTCGTCCGCCATCTGGTCAGAGCACATTCAACATCACCTATAATGACAATGAACAAAGTGGTGAGATATTACAAGATTGTTCCACAAAAAAGAAGTGACTGTTGCTGACCATGTGCATCTCTTAATGGCCACAGTTTACCATCTTCAGATGATGCACAATGTCACAAGACATCAAACTGGTTACATCTGCATAGCATTGAGTTCAGTTAACAGAACACAAGTGGAATGTACTCCAACAGGAGATTGACAGCATGAaagtacattaaaaaaaaaactgcagagacTAGGTCACGCAGTTTTTTcaagcattacattacatttagctgatgcttttatccaaagcgacttagaataagtgcattcaacaaaATCTCAACATTTTGTAGAATCACTGCCAACTGAGGATGATTTGAGAGCAAAGGGAGAAACTACCCACCCTTGGTGTACTGTGTTTCTGGTGAGTTTatattgaaagaaaataattgcCCATTGAATACCCCAGTGCATATcacataatacaaaatatataaaaacataaaacacaaaatcaaaagtCAATCTAATATCACCACATTATTCAGCTAACAGGTGTATGGGTCACTATATGTTTTCACTTCTTGTGAGGTACGTCTCTTTGCTCAAAACCTGCATATCAGTTAATAGGGATGATTATCTGGTTAAacgtcacattattatttcatataagTTTAAAGATTGATCTAAGCTACTGAATGAGAGTTGTGGTTATAAACGTATCTTCATGAGCAGGGAATGACAAACACTGGATAAACAGCAATATTTTTACAGATCTGAGCTAGATATTATATGTGTAATACCGTCACACTGTTGGATTTTGTTTACATTGCACATATTTGTAGAGCTCCTTGTATATGTTTACTTACATATTTCACAATTCTCTTTTTGCTGCTGTAAATTTCCCCACAGTGAGACACATAACAGACTATTGTATCATAGATCAGTTATGTGCATTACCTCCTCACTGCACCTGTACGATACATAAACAATACATCGATATACGTTGACAGTCATTTTTACGACAATTGTGGTTGTATATGATATTGTTTGATAGCGCAGCCACACTCAAAACCAGTCTGCTACGCCGGCGAGCTTAAACAACCTATCTTAGATAATATAACTGAACTGGCGAGAATTAAGTGTAGTTTACCCACAGCTTGCAGGACTTGGCCGTAGCTACACCGTATATCTTCACCTGTGGTGTTTGAGTATGTACAGGATGGCTCTGTTATTAGAACTCTTCACAAATATCTGCTCGTCTGAAATGTACTCCGCGTTAGTAGagtcaaactgtgttatttaaACTCAACTACGCATCAAGTGCAGAAACATAAACGTTACTACTACATAGACGAACCTTGTCTTGGTCTCTTGTGAGATGCGGCGTTATGTTCCCTAACTGTGTACATAAGAAGGAAGAAAGCACACAGCTGTCATGGCGCCATTGTTTGGGTTTTGCTCTCTCCCGCGCGTTGACGTCGCGCATGCGCAAACTTGCAGCGCGTCCTGTGAGTGGTGGAAAGTTTCGGAGTGGGCGTGGCCACGCTGTGCTGACCCACTCAGAACAAGATGAGTCACTTCTGCGAACTTCCTCCGTCGCGTTGGGAGTCGCTGTGGTTTTGGTGTTACATTTTGTTGTTCATTTCCTCTTAATCTCTCCAGAGGTTAGTATGAAAGTGTCTTATACTTAATTCGCTCCACACTGTTATCCTCCTCATGTTAACTAAATTATTGGATCCCAATAATATTGTAAATCATTATAATGACAAGTCTAACTCAAAATAATGACCTAATATCTCTCAATAACGACATAGTATCACAATTTACCAATTAAGTATGTCAAAATAccaatttaatatttcaaacaacTAATAAGTATCCAAGTACATCTCGTTATTTCACTTTGCCATCTCATATTTTCCACTACCTCACTGTTATGAACTACTAGTTCATGAACATGACATTATCTCATAATCATAATTTACAATCTCATATTTCGATTTGCTatctcatatttaatattttttaatatcataATTTCGATTTGCTGTTCAATAGTTTTTCTTCCACAGGTTAAAACGAATTTTATAGACCAAAAACAACCCATATTTTGTTgtatataatgttttaaaaagtttattttcatgtgtgaattccgattattaaaacaaatattatcaCACACCTCTCAGGCTATAGCACATCCACACGGAGCA
The DNA window shown above is from Platichthys flesus chromosome 11, fPlaFle2.1, whole genome shotgun sequence and carries:
- the mms22l gene encoding protein MMS22-like isoform X1, which gives rise to MCSDQMADDFSQSLTPPVSPFAADSLCELTPSQPPCFCCSETKDDPTGALSTEGFAARGSLKRLLLHLDPAPAEYETDTLEIFGFPWVTETALVESTKVLFGLFRQKVYRLETLVQSSSHDFGQAGNLHYEAGNLRQQCVSFLQFVKVFVHRYVEPISSMDACQPHPYEELEAQFPSALLEELFGITLIIGRLKDLPANVQSAFTIQNPGKIFPPSWHSLHLHLDIHWSILEILHMLSYKMQGQVVYAHQFVNLTGENLTDSSLFEEHLCSLLCDLTGLAIGKYNKVRPTEALCSHHYLCSCTKELWVLLMHLLEYRKRVLHTQSFWSYMNLLLRPLVSGKPATEQFRGLPTHCKDPLGFTWWLVTHLAMLGQYSRNGTIQHENHLGDNWAFVEELLKLTCNPKGGLAEEQVRMHVHCCLSVCLLWDPSTSAVSTLWDYYSKNLSASFTVPWLGMSGLGTLCKTPLALLEQARSCSSPSPLHSPGHTQLYRSANSFHIFLRMLALCLAQDKAGGVPQRQIKGRIYSKFSSKKMQELSEAGLMNFLLLFLVVARQIELEDVASRACELLGFLPASCPPGHRTLVWRGQLSLLLLFQERGLDVGAQASWLASSFNETAKEFYNKTTEVSRRLALWGPLGSYLDGVSEVFETSTSLSLSEEKLLNEGFDWLLPACRQTELNSALGFLQIVLAQLRRVHQRSVQPAPTFAWAPPTTSVVKERHLAVASALWLHFFPFLRSLRLSQTPPAQLADAAAGFTLLAFDLPSSAPQDLQPNPVQSIMQCFGWDDMVHPLLVTRYLPHLLQNSELVSSLSGDSGAGVSGSAQSLSVRAWFRCVLQQHLHKNPDGSDSRTGNKCRAMEEQLCELTRLVLRLPEVDSLLQKAGIQPTATRLESNPALEMFIKAVGCVYSRLQTLPERSAMVTRALDFIGDILKHIKPSLVSKNQEGLQLTYWAVGCIVKHWSPLLATSKAQQLLFRIVDGLLLPHNLTQQDKALRDSLPMYLQGLSVASSVSQSQGAYLKQQLRSVTRRYLDHFLPTSPSIGIIVNHPVLLSSCEANSISRGPVLRKIILEVLCESFLQFKGYTPPARLASALMFLLELLRRNRDSDPGLLTLPLPCLLRCVMLVNEPQVRKISTDALQLVVERCAAAATKGPCDQIITVLRSFVEENEGVYDRQVYSTLETVAVLDPSVVQALIPNLSLSLRNTEHKRGLGKNIALRTAYRKLLSLLGESGQVEISSLEVA
- the mms22l gene encoding protein MMS22-like isoform X2; amino-acid sequence: MCSDQMADDFSQSLTPPVSPFAADSLCELTPSQPPCFCCSETKDDPTGALSTEGFAARGSLKRLLLHLDPAPAEYETDTLEIFGFPWVTETALVESTKVLFGLFRQKVYRLETLVQSSSHDFGQAGNLHYEAGNLRQQCVSFLQFVKVFVHRYVEPISSMDACQPHPYEELEAQFPSALLEELFGITLIIGRLKDLPANVQSAFTIQNPGKIFPPSWHSLHLHLDIHWSILEILHMLSYKMQGQVVYAHQFVNLTGENLTDSSLFEEHLCSLLCDLTGLAIGKYNKVRPTEALCSHHYLCSCTKELWVLLMHLLEYRKRVLHTQSFWSYMNLLLRPLVSGKPATEQFRGLPTHCKDPLGFTWWLVTHLAMLGQYSRNGTIQHENHLGDNWAFVEELLKLTCNPKGGLAEEQVRMHVHCCLSVCLLWDPSTSAVSTLWDYYSKNLSASFTVPWLGMSGLGTLCKTPLALLEQARSCSSPSPLHSPGHTQLYRSANSFHIFLRMLALCLAQDKAGGVPQRQIKGRIYSKFSSKKMQELSEAGLMNFLLLFLVVARQIELEDVASRACELLGFLPASCPPGHRTLVWRGQLSLLLLFQERGLDVGAQASWLASSFNETAKEFYNKTTEVSRRLALWGPLGSYLDGVSEVFETSTSLSLSEEKLLNEGFDWLLPACRQTELNSALGFLQIVLAQLRRVHQRSVQPAPTFAWAPPTTSVVKERHLAVASALWLHFFPFLRSLRLSQTPPAQLADAAAGFTLLAFDLPSSAPQDLQPNPVQSIMQCFGWDDMVHPLLVTRYLPHLLQNSELVSSLSGDSGAGVSGSAQSLSVRAWFRCVLQQHLHKNPDGSDSRTGRAMEEQLCELTRLVLRLPEVDSLLQKAGIQPTATRLESNPALEMFIKAVGCVYSRLQTLPERSAMVTRALDFIGDILKHIKPSLVSKNQEGLQLTYWAVGCIVKHWSPLLATSKAQQLLFRIVDGLLLPHNLTQQDKALRDSLPMYLQGLSVASSVSQSQGAYLKQQLRSVTRRYLDHFLPTSPSIGIIVNHPVLLSSCEANSISRGPVLRKIILEVLCESFLQFKGYTPPARLASALMFLLELLRRNRDSDPGLLTLPLPCLLRCVMLVNEPQVRKISTDALQLVVERCAAAATKGPCDQIITVLRSFVEENEGVYDRQVYSTLETVAVLDPSVVQALIPNLSLSLRNTEHKRGLGKNIALRTAYRKLLSLLGESGQVEISSLEVA